One Aegilops tauschii subsp. strangulata cultivar AL8/78 chromosome 7, Aet v6.0, whole genome shotgun sequence genomic window carries:
- the LOC109779676 gene encoding uncharacterized protein, translated as MVAEMGEAAPVAMVEAEVVPGAEGSHGEALMVLETLASSSLACSVPQFPTKWNSVKDKLRQLCSGLSLLRSNGGDGEEDEEEVEGGEGHHVLAQFLHSASATVRGILDVASQCSDGTYGGGRLRLRSDMDGLTAKLEAHVRQLKEMASTGASRSPSQAIVAVRPGADAGVGEKRFFLKDLFSRIRIGGPVQRAQALATIAELMSEDEACVRVVALDVDDGVAVLAGFLESRDPRIQEEAAGAVAVVAGSDSYRGMLVKAGVVAPLVQVLENAGGVGGATALARERAAQALRELTENSDNVWAVCAHGGVTTLLHACADAGSGGRLLSSSFAVLRNLSRVEEVKMFMVEQGVVTELVKLSQKMEEVRKLGAVELLHAMALDDADVREEAIGMGVIQSLLQLIYPDLPYSYKAREVALAAIWFFCFSSASSIDDLTSSDVLGWLLHYLNNGDYAVLDCTLKILRHLAEASEEYSRMMARAGYFAALAGLLAAKSFRVREMAAQVLSSLLALHGNRVIFMQDGDNLDRLLQLLNPSEGKLMAKGLILSAVTSLAETGAGRKKIVSSEHFGSLKELADSGDPDAKKVVKKIANSSRLQSMFSKIWSA; from the coding sequence ATGGTTGCGGAGATGGGAGAAGCAGCACCGGTAGCAATGGTGGAGGCAGAGGTGGTGCCAGGGGCAGAGGGCAGCCATGGCGAGGCGCTGATGGTGCTCGAGACTCTGGCGTCGTCTTCCCTGGCCTGCTCCGTCCCGCAGTTCCCGACCAAGTGGAATTCCGTCAAGGACAAGCTCCGGCAGCTCTGCTCCGGCCTCAGTTTGCTGCGCAGCaatggcggcgacggcgaggaggatgaggaggaggtggagggggGAGAAGGGCATCACGTGCTGGCTCAGTTCCTGCACTCTGCTTCGGCCACCGTGAGGGGCATCCTGGACGTGGCCTCGCAGTGCAGCGACGGCACGTACGGCGGCGGGCGGCTGCGCCTGCGGAGCGACATGGACGGCCTGACCGCCAAGCTGGAGGCGCACGTGCGGCAGCTCAAGGAGATGGCCTCCACCGGCGCGTCCAGGTCGCCGTCGCAGGCCATCGTCGCGGTGCGGCCGGGCGCCGACGCGGGCGTGGGCGAGAAGCGGTTCTTCCTCAAGGACCTCTTCTCCCGGATCAGGATCGGCGGGCCGGTGCAGCGGGCGCAGGCGCTGGCCACCATCGCGGAGCTCATGTCGGAGGACGAGGCGTGCGTGCGGGTCGTGGCGCTCGACGTCGACGACGGCGTCGCCGTGCTCGCCGGCTTCCTCGAGTCGCGGGACCCGCGCATCCAGGAGGAGGCCGCGGGCGCCGTGGCCGTCGTGGCGGGCTCCGACTCGTACCGAGGCATGCTGGTCAAGGCCGGCGTGGTCGCGCCGCTGGTGCAGGTGCTGGAGAACGCGGGCGGCGTGGGCGGCGCCACGGCGCTCGCCAGGGAGCGCGCGGCGCAGGCGCTGCGGGAGCTGACGGAGAACTCGGACAACGTGTGGGCCGTGTGCGCGCACGGCGGCGTCACGACGCTCCTCCACGCCTGCGCCGACGCCGGCAGCGGGGGGCGGCTGCTCAGCTCCTCCTTCGCCGTCCTCCGGAACCTGAGCAGGGTGGAGGAAGTCAAGATGTTCATGGTGGAGCAGGGCGTGGTGACCGAGCTGGTGAAGCTCtcgcagaagatggaggaggtgCGCAAGCTGGGCGCCGTGGAGCTGCTGCACGCCATGGCGCTCGACGACGCCGACGTGAGGGAGGAGGCCATCGGCATGGGGGTGATCCAGTCGCTCCTCCAGCTGATATACCCGGACCTCCCCTACTCCTACAAGGCGCGCGAGGTGGCCCTCGCCGCCATCTGGTTCTTCTGCTTCTCCTCGGCGAGCTCCATCGACGACCTGACCAGCTCCGACGTGCTGGGCTGGCTGCTCCACTACCTCAACAACGGCGACTACGCCGTGCTCGACTGCACGCTCAAGATCCTCCGCCACCTCGCGGAGGCCTCGGAGGAGTACAGCCGGATGATGGCCCGGGCCGGGTACTTCGCCGCGCTCGCCGGCCTGCTCGCCGCGAAGTCCTTCCGGGTGCGCGAGATGGCGGCGCAGGTGCTGTCCAGCCTGCTGGCGCTGCACGGGAACCGGGTCATCTTCATGCAGGACGGCGACAACCTGGACCGGCTGCTGCAGCTGCTCAACCCGTCCGAGGGCAAGCTGATGGCCAAGGGGCTCATCCTCTCCGCCGTCACGTCGCTGGCCGAGACCGGCGCCGGGAGGAAGAAGATCGTGTCGTCGGAGCACTTCGGGAGCCTCAAGGAGCTCGCCGACTCCGGCGACCCCGACGCCAAGAAGGTCGTCAAGAAGATCGCCAACAGCAGCAGGCTGCAGTCCATGTTCAGCAAGATATGGAGCGCCTAA
- the LOC109779674 gene encoding uncharacterized protein, translating into MMEEDPLIPLVHVWNNAAFDSSNSASSNAWHAHATPVRRGEKENRRPAETDDADAEIARIEAEILRLSSRLHHLRVSRGHDANAQPTGTRPRGRALGLAPLDDDLPAAAADPDNLLLLPEKQQPPSAAQKPKPAAKQQFPASRGGRGLSIGPLDIAAANPTKAPAARQQPQPQPQQGAAASRILRPIKEPPVQRRRGVSLGPLEIQHGVSGTKPAAAAAARAKPFPSKLNAIREEGLASRQQPAVPAKLWPSSNARQPLDSSKQGTAASRAKARSSSMSPRARRQSIARATNSARGGVAAFGAAKVVADELTPKAAMNHTGNTSTCRRPAGSSKVRVVPSRYSLMPGASLGAATQDRRRKESLPGSTGGAGQKEETKAMPTEPVDDDLSPESLDKVAELLPRIRTMPPSDETPRDSGCAKRAADLVGKRSFFAAAAAGEGSAISSYQARVLEAEAPEEATAAAAAEALSDEAAA; encoded by the coding sequence ATGATGGAGGAGGACCCGCTGATCCCGCTGGTGCACGTGTGGAACAACGCCGCCTTCGACTCCTCCAACTCCGCCTCCTCCAACGCCTGGCACGCGCACGCCACGCCCGTGCGCAGGGGCGAGAAGGAGAACCGCCGCCCCGCTGAGaccgacgacgccgacgccgagatcGCGCGCATCGAGGCCGAGATCCTGCGCCTCTCctcgcgcctccaccacctccgcgtCTCCAGGGGCCACGACGCCAACGCCCAGCCCACCGGGACGCGGCCGCGGGGGAGGGCGCTCGGCCTCGCCCCCCTCGACGACgacctccccgccgccgccgcggaccCCGACAACCTGCTCCTCCTCCCGGAGAAGCAGCAGCCCCCGTCTGCCGCGCAGAAGCCCAAGCCCGCCGCCAAGCAGCAGTTCCCGGCGTCGCGGGGCGGCAGGGGACTCAGCATCGGCCCGCTCGACATCGCCGCCGCGAACCCCACCAAGGCACCCGCGGCACGCCagcagccgcagccgcagccgcagcagGGCGCCGCGGCCAGCCGCATCCTGAGGCCGATCAAGGAGCCGCCCGTGCAGCGCCGCAGGGGCGTCAGCCTCGGGCCCTTGGAGATCCAGCACGGCGTCAGCGGCACCAAGCCCGCCGCGGCGGCCGCGGCACGCGCCAAGCCGTTCCCCAGCAAGCTGAACGCCATCCGCGAAGAAGGGCTGGCTTCCAGGCAGCAGCCCGCGGTCCCCGCCAAGCTCTGGCCGTCGAGCAACGCCAGGCAGCCGCTGGACAGCAGCAAGCAGGGAACCGCGGCGAGCAGGGCCAAAGCGAGGAGCTCCAGCATGAGCCCCAGGGCGAGGAGGCAGTCCATTGCCAGGGCCACGAACAGCGCCAGGGGAGGCGTCGCTGCGTTCGGGGCCGCCAAGGTGGTGGCCGACGAGCTCACGCCCAAAGCTGCGATGAACCACACCGGCAACACGTCCACCTGCAGGAGGCCGGCAGGGAGCTCCAAGGTCAGGGTCGTCCCCAGCCGCTACAGCCTCATGCCCGGCGCCTCCCTCGGAGCTGCAACACAAGACAGGCGCCGCAAGGAGTCTCTCCCGGGGTCGACAGGGGGCGCAGGCCAGAAGGAGGAGACCAAGGCGATGCCCACTGAGCCTGTCGACGATGATCTCTCTCCTGAATCACTCGACAAGGTTGCTGAACTGCTCCCGAGGATCAGGACCATGCCGCCTTCCGACGAGACTCCCCGCGACTCCGGGTGCGCGAAGCGGGCAGCCGATCTGGTGGGGAAGCGATCCTTCTTCGCGGCGGCCGCAGCGGGCGAGGGCAGTGCCATTTCCTCCTACCAGGCGCGGGTCCTCGAAGCCGAGGCACCGGAGGAGGCAACAGCAGCTGCAGCAGCAGAGGCCTTGAGCGATGAGGCAGCAGCATGA